The genomic interval TTCTGGGGCAGTTCGAGACGATCGACGAGGTCAAGGCCGAGCTCGCGAAGATGAGTCTCGTCGACATCTCCTTCAGCGAGGAGTTCCCGCTGTCGCCGCTGCACTGGCTCATCTCCGACAAGTCGGCCTCGATCACGGTGGAGAGCGTCAAGGAGGGGCTGAAGGTGTACGACAACCCCGTCGGCGTGCTCACCAACAACCCCACGTTCGACATCCAGTACTTCAACCTCAACAACTTCGCGCACCTGTCGACCAAGCAGCCCGAGAACCATTTCTCGGATGAGATCGAACTCGACCTGTACAGCCGCGGCATGGGCGGCATCGGCCTGCCCGGTGACCTCTCATCGTCGTCGCGCTTCGTCAAGGCGGTGTTCACCCGGATGAACTCGGTCGCCGGCACCTCGGAGTCCGAGTCGATCAGCCAGTTCTTCCAGATTCTGGGATCCGTCGCGCAGCAGCGAGGGCTCGCCGATGTGGGGGACGGCTACGAGATCACGATCTACTCGTCGTGCTGCAACACCGACAAGGGCATCTACTACTACACGACCTACGAGAACAGCCAGGTGACGGGGGTCGACATGCACAAGGAGGATCTCGACGGCCACACGCTCGTGGACTACCCGCTCGTGAAGGGGCAGCAGATCAACATGCTCAACTGAGGGTGCGGGCGGCGTCAGGGCGCCGTGTCACCCGCGTCATCGATCAGGCGCCATTCGGCCACGAAGTCCGCCACCGTCTTGGTGGCGAGATCGGCGCGAGCCTGGGCGAGGAGCGCCTCGGGGGATCCGGTGTCGGCATGGGTGCGCAGGATCTCCGCTCCGCTGTCGATGCGTCGCACCACCAGATCCACGTCGGGTGCGGAGGGGAGGCTGCCGAGTGCCGCTTCCAGGGCTGCGCCGAGCCAGCGAGCGACCTTC from Salinibacterium sp. ZJ70 carries:
- the bsh gene encoding choloylglycine hydrolase, translated to MCTGVSYTTQDHYFGRNLDLEFSYHETVTVTPRNFPFEFRKAPPLNTHHAIIGMATVSDGYPLYYEATNEKGLSMAGLNFPENADYKPEDPSKTNITPFEFIPWILGQFETIDEVKAELAKMSLVDISFSEEFPLSPLHWLISDKSASITVESVKEGLKVYDNPVGVLTNNPTFDIQYFNLNNFAHLSTKQPENHFSDEIELDLYSRGMGGIGLPGDLSSSSRFVKAVFTRMNSVAGTSESESISQFFQILGSVAQQRGLADVGDGYEITIYSSCCNTDKGIYYYTTYENSQVTGVDMHKEDLDGHTLVDYPLVKGQQINMLN